A single genomic interval of Schistocerca americana isolate TAMUIC-IGC-003095 chromosome 2, iqSchAmer2.1, whole genome shotgun sequence harbors:
- the LOC124595484 gene encoding esterase FE4-like isoform X2 codes for MDGWGNINGDEDCLYLNVFSPELPSDTSVPRPVLVLIHVGCFRTGYAQQRSLDYYIDHGIVVVTIQYRLGALGFMSTGDSLLPGNLGMKDQVLALKWIKQNIKAFGGNPDEVTIAGQSSGGSAVHYHLLSPLSKGLFKRAIAQSGSALSPWAFTTNATDRTLRYASYLGFIGEGTSELMSFLMTVDAKEFVKARGPALDPEDRKNALICVWAPHVEPENEGAFLTEHPAKLISENQYTHVPYLTGVTNYELLVRTQADGLFASEEGAKNLNDNFDLYVADELRFSSKEKQLQVAEEVRQFYYGDSEITPAKNDSTATMLSDLLIVEGIDTTVRNMSRDSSEPVYYYQFSFSGPLNAFPDFPGASHGDDRRYMSYYESLESSSAGHQTAVQLLQMWTNFVKYSDPNPYTGGVVTADWNAYKPDNPNYLEIGSTIEPGTAPNKERMDFWHSVMP; via the exons ATGGATGGTTGGGGAAACATAAATGGAGATGAAGACTGTCTGTACCTGAATGTCTTTAGTCCAGAG TTACCATCAGATACAAGTGTTCCAAGACCAGTATTGGTGCTGATACATGTTGGCTGCTTCAGAACTGGTTATGCTCAGCAGCGTTCATTAGATTATTATATTGATCATGGAATAGTGGTTGTAACCATTCAGTACCGTCTTGGAGCCTTAG GGTTCATGAGTACAGGTGACTCACTTCTTCCTGGAAATCTTGGAATGAAAGATCAAGTCCTTGCACTGAAGTGGATAAAACAAAACATTAAGGCATTTGGTGGCAATCCAGATGAAGTTACTATTGCTGGTCAAAGTTCAGGAGGATCTGCTGTACATTACCACTTGCTGTCACCATTATCAAAAG GTCTTTTCAAGCGTGCTATAGCACAGAGTGGATCTGCGCTTAGTCCGTGGGCATTTACTACAAATGCTACAGATAGAACATTACGTTATGCTTCCTACTTGGGATTTATTGGAGAAGGCACTTCAGAGCTTATGAGTTTTCTGATGACAGTTGATGCTAAGGAGTTTGTGAAAGCAAGGGGGCCAGCTCTGGATCCAGAG GACCGTAAAAATGCCCTTATCTGTGTATGGGCTCCACATGTGGAACCAGAAAATGAAGGTGCATTTTTGACTGAGCATCCAGCTAAACTGATATCAGAAAATCAGTATACACATGTGCCATACTTAACAGGTGTAACAAACTATGAATTGCTTGTTAGGACACAAG CCGATGGGCTATTTGCATCTGAAGAAGGTGCAAAGAATCTGAATGACAACTTTGATCTCTATGTTGCTGATGAACTTCGATTCTCAAGTAAAGAAAAACAGCTGCAAGTAGCAGAAGAAGTCCGGCAGTTTTACTATGGAGACAGTGAGATCACTCCTGCAAAGAATGACTCAACTGCAACT atgctctctgatctccttattgtggAAGGAATAGATACCACCGTGCGGAATATGAGTAGAGATTCTTCAGAACCTGTTTACTACTATCAGTTTTCTTTCAGTGGACCACTTAATGCATTTCCAGATTTCCCAG GAGCTAGCCATGGAGATGACAGGAGATACATGTCTTATTATGAATCTCTTGAATCAAGTTCAGCAGGACACCAAACAGCAGTGCAGCTGCTACAGATGTGgacaaattttgtcaaatacaG TGATCCTAATCCATACACTGGTGGAgtagttacagcagactggaatGCATATAAGCCAGACAACCCTAATTATCTAGAAATTGGCTCCACTATTGAACCTGGTACAGCACCCAACAAGGAACGCATGGATTTCTGGCACAGTGTTATGCCATAA